In Gossypium hirsutum isolate 1008001.06 chromosome D06, Gossypium_hirsutum_v2.1, whole genome shotgun sequence, one genomic interval encodes:
- the LOC107924100 gene encoding regulator of telomere elongation helicase 1 homolog isoform X6, with amino-acid sequence MSFDIHRPCPEYVSIYSIDYMKSNPHIGDEPVDIEDLVNIGRKYGPCPYYVARELHKAVDILFAPYNYLIDREYRGSLNFEWHNSILIFDEAHNLESICADAASFDLSSGLLTACISEAKHCVDLAVGRREESNDKSGNPDNFAILRALLLKLQKRIDEVPIESKELGFTKPGPYIYELLADLNITHETASKLIEIIEDATVLLEEDKKHDAKGNGCRLESIGNILKSIYRDKGNGHADSYRVHVQEAEVNATDIFKGKSSRILSWWCFNPGIAMQEFSERGVGSIILTSGTLSPLDSFAQEFKLDFPIQLENPHVISSNQIWAGVVPLGPSGRPFNSSFRFRDSPEYKQELGNAIVNFARIVPDGLLVFFPSYYLLDQCISCWKNMGNTNSSTIWERICKFKKPVIEPRQSSLFPMAIEDYMTKIKDTSTSGAVFFAVCRGKVSEGLDFADHAGRAVVITGMPFATPTDPKVRLKREYLDLQAQSPREGCKAMTDADISRMIKLLSGEEWYNQQASRAVNQSVGRVIRHRHDYGAIIFCDERFAQSSRQSQISVWIQPHIKCYSKFGDAVFTLTRFFRDGGSCTPAKPELADQKTLDPSPSSTKPVPDEIKTAQALDESYTEKLPVLCLQSTSMDLPHSKHKLSSLLDVKSSNNLSHLRDIPPANLSCFTPCMDLKKLKRSNGPMSKEKKLLITGRGKMQYQNHDVIGLTGHLPSDKQQSKEQQLCSMKKRKALLIEHDKSSNVNASDPQRSVPRDLPFTDDGGAEVDAKFLNHKKNYVCGSAEQLGAEETKGSAFLIQVKEKLSPAEYKDFVGYMKEIKSKVINIGNPLQCIVELFSGPERLPLLERFKGYVPARYRSLYEQYLETSKRNA; translated from the exons ATGTCATTTGACATACACCGCCCCTGCCCTGAATATGTCAGCATCTATTCAATAG ATTATATGAAGAGCAATCCTCATATTGGTGATGAGCCTGTTGACATAGAGGATTTGGTGAATATTGGAAGAAAATACGGACC GTGCCCTTATTATGTAGCGCGAGAACTCCACAAGGCTGTTGATATTTTATTTGCACCTTACAACTATCTTATAGATCGTGAATATAGAGGATCTCTTAATTTTGAGTGGCACAATAGCATACTGATTTTTGATGAAGCTCACAACCTT GAAAGCATATGTGCTGATGCAGCCTCTTTTGACTTGTCTTCTGGGCTTCTGACTGCATGTATATCTGAAGCGAAACATTGTGTTGACCTAGCTGTTGGGAGGCGAGAAGAATCAAATGATAAATCAGGGAATCCTGATAACTTTGCAATCCTTCGAG CTCTTCTTTTGAAACTTCAGAAGCGAATTGATGAAGTTCCCATTGAATCCAAGGAACTTGGATTTACCAAGCCTGGGCCCTACATTTATGAACTACTTGCTGATCTTAATATCACACATGAAACTGCATCTAAGCTTATCGAAATAATTGAGGATGCTACTGTGCTGCTTGAGGAAGATAAGAAGCATGATGCAAAGGGAAATGGCTGTAGGCTGGAAAGCATTGGCAacatccttaaaagtatatacaGAGACAAGGGCAATGGTCATGCTGATTCTTATCGT GTTCATGTGCAAGAGGCTGAGGTGAATGCTACAGATATCTTCAAAG GTAAGTCATCCAGGATACTCAGCTGGTGGTGCTTCAATCCAGGAATTGCCATGCAGGAGTTCTCCGAAAGGGGTGTTGGATCTATTATATTGACATCGGGTACATTATCTCCCTTGGATTCATTCGCACAAGAATTCAAATT AGATTTTCCTATTCAGTTGGAAAATCCTCATGTAATATCCTCAAATCAGATATGGGCTGGAGTTGTACCACTTGGTCCATCAGGTCGTCCCTTCAATTCATCTTTCCGATTTCGTGATTCTCCAGAATACAAACAAGAGCTGGGCAATGCTATTG TCAATTTTGCTCGAATTGTACCTGATGGACTGCTTGTGTTCTTTCCTTCTTACTACCTTTTGGACCAGTGCATTAGTTGTTGGAAGAACATG GGTAATACAAATTCAAGTACGATATGGGAAAGAATATGCAAATTTAAGAAACCCGTTATTGAACCCAGACAATCTTCCCTCTTTCCTATGGCAATTGAG GACTATATGACCAAAATAAAGGACACCTCCACTTCGGGTGCAGTATTTTTTGCAGTTTGTCGTGGCAAG GTCAGTGAAGGGTTAGATTTTGCTGACCATGCTGGAAGGGCAGTGGTCATCACTGGGATGCCATTTGCCACGCCGACAGACCCCAAG GTTCGTCTCAAACGTGAGTACCTGGACCTACAGGCACAATCACCCAGGGAAGGATGTAAGGCGATGACTGATGCAGATATTTCTCGG ATGATTAAGTTGTTATCTGGAGAAGAGTGGTACAATCAACAAGCATCAAGAGCTGTAAATCAGTCAGTCGGACGAGTTATCCGTCACCGTCATGATTATGGAGCAATTATCTTTTGTGATGAAAG GTTTGCTCAATCAAGTCGTCAGTCTCAAATATCAGTTTGGATACAGCCTCATATTAAG TGTTATTCCAAATTTGGGGATGCTGTTTTTACGCTGACTCGTTTCTTCCGAGATGGAGGCAGCTGTACTCCTGCAAAGCCAGAACTAGCAGACCAGAAAACCCTTG ATCCAAGTCCAAGTTCTACAAAACCAGTTCCCGATGAGATAAAAACCGCTCAGGCTCTGGACGAATCTTACACGGAAAAGCTCCCTGTTTTG TGTTTGCAGTCTACTTCAATGGATCTACCTCACTCCAAACACAAACTATCTTCTCTTTTAGATGTTAAAAGCAGCAACAACTTGAGCCATCTCAGAGATATTCCTCCTGCCAATCTTTCATGTTTCACTCCGTGTATGgatttgaaaaaattgaagcGATCAAATGGTCCAATGAGCAAAGAGAAAAAGTTGTTAATTACTGGGAGGGGAAAAATGCAATATCAAAATCATGATGTTATTGGTTTGACTGGTCATCTTCCATCAGATAAACAACAAAGTAAAGAGCAACAACTATGTTCTATGAAGAAACGCAAAGCACTACTTATAGAGCATGATAAAAGTTCCAACGTTAATGCATCAGATCCCCAAAGATCAGTGCCAAGAGACCTTCCTTTCACA GATGATGGAGGTGCAGAGGTGGATGCCAAGTTTCTCAATCATAAAAAGAACTATGTTTGTGGAAGTGCTGAACAACTTGGTGCAGAGGAAACAAAAGGCTCCGCTTTTCTGATTCAG GTCAAAGAGAAACTTAGTCCTGCAGAATACAAAGATTTTGTGGGTTATATGAAGGAAATAAAGTCGAAAGTGATAAATATTGGTAATCCTCTGCAATGCATTGTGGAGTTATTTTCAGGACCTGAGAGGCTTCCTCTTCTTGAAAG ATTCAAGGGTTACGTGCCTGCGAGATATCGTTCTTTGTATGAGCAGTACCTCGAAACAAGTAAAAGAAATGCCTGA